From Gavia stellata isolate bGavSte3 unplaced genomic scaffold, bGavSte3.hap2 HAP2_SCAFFOLD_59, whole genome shotgun sequence, a single genomic window includes:
- the LOC132321350 gene encoding olfactory receptor 14J1-like: MSNSSSTTQFLLLALADTRELQLLHFWLFLGIYLAALLGNGLIITAVACDHRLHTPMYFFLLNLSLLDLGSISTTLPKAMANSLWDTRAISYPECVAQVFLLFFLLGAECALLSVMAYDRYVAICKPLHYGTLLGSRACVHMAAAVWGSGFLNSLLHTANTFSLPLCKGNAVDQFFCEIPQILKLSCSHSYLREVGLLVVSACLAFVCFASIVLSYVQIFRAVLRIPSEQGRHKAFSTCLPHLAVVSLYVSTGMFAYLKPPSISSPSLDLVVAVLYSVVPPAVNPLIYSMRNQEFKDALWKLMTGSISEAIYCPCSSAQLL, translated from the coding sequence atgtccaacagcagctccaccacccagttcctcctcctggcactcgcagacacgcgggagctgcagctcttgcacttctggctcttcctgggcatctacctggctgccctcctgggcaacggcctcatcatcaccgccgtAGCCTGTGACCACcgcctccacacccccatgtacttcttcctcctcaacctctccctcctcgacctgggctccatctccaccactctccccaaagccatggccaattccctctgggacaccagggccatctcctaccCAGAATGTGTTGCACAggtctttctccttttcttcttacttGGAGCAGAGTGTGCCCTTCTGTctgtcatggcctatgaccgctacgttgccatctgcaaacccctgcactacgggaccctcctgggcagcagagcttgtgtccacatggcagcagctgtctggggcagtgggtttctcaattCTCTCCTGCACACGGCCaacacattttcactaccactctgcaagggcaatgctgtggaccagttcttctgtgaaatcccccagatcctcaagctctcctgctcacactcctacctcagggaagttgggcttcttGTGGTTAGTGCCTGTTTAGCATTTGTGTGTTTTGCTTCCAtcgtgctgtcctatgtgcagatcttcagggctgtgctgaggatcccctctgagcagggacggcacaaagccttttccacgtgcctccctcacctggccgtGGTCTCCCTATATGTCAGCACTGGCatgtttgcctacctgaagcccccttccatctcttccccatccctggatctggtggtggcagtgctgtactcggtggtgcctccagcagtgaaccccctcatctacagcatgaggaaccaggagtTCAAGGATGCACTGTGGAAACTGATGACTGGAAGTATTTCTGAAGCTATATACTGCCCATGTTCTTCTGCACAGCTGTTATAA